The Aphelocoma coerulescens isolate FSJ_1873_10779 chromosome Z unlocalized genomic scaffold, UR_Acoe_1.0 ChrZ, whole genome shotgun sequence DNA window ACACACTCAGCGGACATGAGGGCTTTGGGTAATTGCTTATGACATGGAGTCACCCCGTGAGCCAGTATGGGAAGCTCCCATCTTCTCACATTTCCTCAACACGGATAAAGGGAGATGCAATGCTCAAAGGCTGGGCCACAGAAAATGCGGCCACAGAAGGTGTCCCTTTCAGACCCCTGGCACTACTCTCCCCTTTGTCTGCCATCTCTGGAGGCAGGGATCACATTGATCTATCCAGCACTGCTGGACAAATGAGAGGTCCTTCCACAAATGCAGGAAATAATGACGTTGCCTGGATGTTGCTCTGTGGGACTGTCACCCTGGTGTGACCAGATATCCCACTTTGACAGCCAGTTGGGCTTCATTTTCTGCCAGTCACTGTCACTGAGGGCTCACCAGAGGCATAGAGAATCTCTAACTGCATACTTCTTTCCTTGTCTACTTCTTGGGGGCACAAAATCAGCATAATTACCTCAGCTTTGCCCCAAAAATTGAGATGGTGCAAGGCCTTCCTAAGGGAGTACCTCACGTAGGGAAGTCACAGGGTGCTGAGCTGGCACCATTGCCCCACAACGCAGCCATGACTAGTGCTccagagggagaagggaaagagggGGGGCCATTCCCTCTGGAGGGACCCAGGCAGCTCCAACATTTGGAGGCTCTGGGCATGGACTGGCACAGGCCCTGTACCTGCTGGCGGAGGTCGATGAGGCCGATAATGGGTTGGTGAAGGTGAtcacacactccagcacctcccctGCCAGGAACACGGGCCCACGGCCCAGCTTGGCCAACACTTCAATCATGGCTTGGACAGTCCTGCTGCACACCTGTCAAAAAAGCCAACAGTGGGCAcgttatcacagaatcatggattCAAGGAATCACTGAACGGTTTGGGGTGGAAGAGTCCTTAAAGATCACCCTGTTCCaattcccctgccatgggcagggacacctcccaccagacAAGATTGCTCACAACCCTATCCAGCCTGGCACTGAACATTTACAGGGATGAAGCAACcaaaacttctctgggcaacctctgccagtgcctcgccaccctcacagtaaagaatttgttcttaatatttaatctaaacgTAGtacctttcagtttaaagccactcCCCCTTATGCAGTTACGGCGACACGGGAAGAGTGCTGGGCCGTGTAACTGAGGGGGAATGGGGACAcagacacatacacacacaggaGGTGTGGGGGGGAAACACGCACGGCCCTGTCCTTACAAGCACATACATCCTCCCCCCAAGTCCACACAGGTAAGGGGGATCAGGACACACCGCGAGGGTGAGAAAGGACAGCCCTGACACCCCCAACCCTGCGGTCCCTACCGCAGACACGCACACGGATAGCTCTACCCGAGAGACCAGGGACACAGGGCCGCAAACCTTCCAGAACTCCTGCCTCAGGCCCACTCACCACCCGCACAGGCCGCGCTCGCCGTCCGGCACCGCAGCAGGCCCGGCTCGCCTCAGCCACCCAGCGAGGATCGGCAGTGCTCGGGCAGAGTTCGGCAAGGCTCGGGCAGCGCTCGGGCAAGGCTCGGGCAAGGCTCGGGCAGCGCTCGGCAACACTCGGGAGCGTTCGGCAACACTCGGGTTACACTCGGCAACTCTCGGGTAGGATTCGGGCGCCCTCGGTCGGCTCACGGGCAGCTCCCGGCAACTATCGGGCAGCACTCGGCAACTCTCGCACGCCCCTCAGCAGCGCTCGCTCAGCGCTCGGCTACTCTCGGAATCTACTCGGCGGCGCTCGGCCACACTCGGCCGGGCGCCCCCGGGgaccggcggcggggcgggcccgTGTTTCCGCCGTGCCCcgggggcgcgggcggggcggggcggggcggtcAAGAAGAGGGCGCGCACGGGCTGGGGGGCGGTGAtggcggcggaggcggcggcggcggggccgctgaTGCAGCGCTACGagggggcagcgcggggccgcggcgtGGCGGCGGACGGCTGGCGCGTCTGCTTGGCACACAGCTTCGAGGAGCTGCGGCAGCCCTACGGCGCCGGGGACGTGCCGGTCCGAGACGTCCTGCGGCACATCGGCCTCGTCTTGCGGTACGGGGGGGAGCGGAGGGGGCCGGGAACACGCTGGGACTAGGGAGGGCGTCCCGCGGGGGGACACAGCGTCGCGCTGGAGCCGCTCGGTGCTGCGAGGGGCTCGGCCCGGGGAGGTGCCGGCGGTGTCCCAGTGCACGGAGGGCAGAGTCCGGCGGATCACGGAAGGCCCCGGGCTGGCGGGAGCCGCCCTCCtgccgcccggagccgccggcacTCTCCAGGCTTCCTGGCgccggcactgggagcactggtgctAAGGGGCAGCACCCGGCGCTCGGGCTGGCCAGAACGGGGGGAGCTGGGAGGACTGGGGCATTGCTTGGGGATGGGGACCCCCATCTCCCACTCCCAGGGCTCATCGCTGCCGCATCGTCCCCGGTGCTGGCAGCTGGAGGTTAGACTGGGGCCGGCTGGGAGCGGTTTGGAACGCTGTGCTGTGGCAGGTTTGGGAATGGGGCACCTCTCCCGGTTTGCGTTGTGGTGAGCTGGAAGTAACGATGGAGAGCACGCGTGGAAAGCGAGGGTGTTGTTTTAACCTTTAAAGCGGGAGTCTGAGCGCTGGCAGTGTATGTGCACTCGTCAGGCTGAGTGCTGGGACCAGCGACGGCATCGCTTATTTCCTTGTGCTGGATTTATGTCTCCTGCCTCCATTTTCTGCTGGTGTCCTTGGAGGCTGCAGCTTGCCAAGCTGGTTCCTGCAAAGCTGCATGAAAGGGCAAATACTGGATTGCTTCAGGGTGCACGACATGCTGGTCTGACCTGAGACACCCTGGCGTGAACCTGGACATCAGGGAAAGGAGAGCATGGGTCATGCACTGGAGATAAATAAAGGCTGCTGGAAAAGCCGCCGCGGCAGGTTGGGATGAGCTGAGCATGTGGGAGAGCGTGAAGTTCTGGTGGGGTGAGCAGGGAGGAGAAGCAATCCTGGCCTTGTTGTTATTGAAGTCTGGAAGTGGCTTGTGTCAGACCTAGGAGAAGGTCTTTGAAAGCAAGAAGCTCAAAGTCAAACTGCTGCCTCTTCTGTTCAAGTTTAGGAGGTAATTTGGTTGTCATTTCAAAGTACTTTTTGCAAGGGTAAGAGCTTCCTTGCAAGGAGATTCCATCTTCAAGAGCAGAGGAGACAAAGTGCTGGGACGACAAGAAATACCTGTGTGGGTTTGAGTTAAAACCCAAGGCCAACACTATTGGCTGACAAAGGGCAGCCCATTCAGGGATGTGAGGGTGTATGGGAGGCTGCATGCTCCAGGCATTGGTGGGCACGTCAGCATCTGCCATGACATGGAAACCTGGGTGGTGGTGCTTCGAGAGGAGCCTGGAGCACAGTTCTGTGTCATGGTGCAGGGATCTGTGAAGCCCTGCAGACTGGCCTGCCCTTTCCTGAGTCACCCATGGTGAGTGGCCCCTGTGCCGGGGATGCTCTCAAAACTTGGCCTGGCTTGATACATCAAGTGCAAAGTCACCTGGTGCAGGTGTTTGTAGCCGCTGGGAGTGCCTTGGAGTCACTGCACATCTTTGGCTCAGGAGGTCCAGGACTGGCAGAGGAGCCACCACATCCTGGGTTGACACTGTTGTGTTGAATTAAACATGATGATGGGTGCCCTCTTCTGCAGCACCAGCCCTTGATGCAGGTGACATGGCTGGGGATGTTGACAGCCCCGGGGCAGGATTTTTTGTTAATCAGGGCTCATCGAGGTAACTGTGGGGCATATGCATGTCTGGAAAGAAAGGGCTGTGTAGAGGACTCAGCTGGGGCTGGTGAGGCTGGAGAAGAGGTGCAGGTAGGTTTCCACAGAGATGGCTTGTGTGCTGAGAGGGGTCATGGCATGAATCCAGATCAGCTGGGTAATGTTCAGATGCGTTCTAATTCCACTGCcatgtgaagggaaagaaagccctccagccctggcagggcttTTGGTGCCACAGAACACAAAGACTTTCTCCTGGTTATTCTGtagccctggcagagctgttAATAGCCAGCAATTGGGCATCGACCACTGGGCTTCTCTTCTTGGCTTGCATGATTTTGGGAGAAGCTGGCAGGAGAAGAGTTTGCTATTGAGATGGTAAAATGACTCTGGCAGTGGAAAtaaatctcaattttttttctactgtgtGCTCCTGGAAAAAACTGCTTTTTGAAATCCATCTCCTGCCTCCTTTCCAAGGAGTCAGAATGCCCCGCtaggctgtgctgcagccactCTGCCTGGACACCTTATTTCCTGTTGCCGAAAGCCTGCTGGGGAAGAGGCTGGGTTGGTTCCCTGGCACTGGGttgaaaaagaataataatcATTTCCTTGAGAGAGAGAACACTGCCAAAACCTCGCCTTGGCAGGGTAAGGccagggctgtcctggctgGAGAAGAGCAGTTGCAGCAGATGTAGCTGGAAGATAGTGGCAGGCCCTGTTTCAGGGCAGTCATGCAGGACAGGCTGGTTCTCATCATGCCCTGAACCTCTATGAGCAAAACATCCACAGACAGCCAAACACAACAGCTGGGTCTGTAGGAGTGGAGAGCAGGCTGCAATTAGGTCCTGTGAGACTGCAGCCCAGAAAATCTCACCCTTAGAGGGATCTGGGGACCTTAGATGTTGGGTGAATAAAGGTGTATGCCCAGTGAGCAGCCAAAAAGTCAAGTGTGGGTTGTTTCTGCTGGGGAAGTGTAGTAGTAGAGGTGTCATGGAAGAGCCTCTCCCATTTTCTCCTGGGTGTACATGTCCCAGAGGATTATTGCCCATTGCCTGTGCTCTGCCTCCTGTGAAaccaggggcagggcaggctgtgTGCTCCTGGTCGGGGTGGTTTTCTGCTTGGCAGTATGGCATGGGTGTCTGCAGGTAGCTCAGGGACACTGTCCTCCGTGGGGGTTCCCGTGTCCCCACTGCCCTCCTGGCACCCAGggccatggagctgctggctgggtctTGCCTGACTGCTGGGCAAGGTTCAGCAGCTTCTGGTCTGGTAGCTGGTTTCCGTGTGCTAATTGTCTCTGTACAGAAGGCTTAACTTGAGGCAGTTTATTAGCCAAAGCCAGGACTTAAAAGCACTGACTCGGAGCCCAGCCCTGATCCTCTTCCCTGGAGTGGTGCTGGCACACCCAGCCACAGGTGTCTTGTTTGGGTGTCTCGATTCCCAGACCTTTGGGTGAGAAATTATCGGATGGGCAGTGCTGGTCTGCGCAGCTGGTGTGTGGCTGGAGGCGAGTTCCCAGGATCCTGCCGGCTGCAGACAGCAACCATCCCCACTTCCAGGGAAAGGCTGCCCTGTGCCATCTGCCCCTGAGGATGTGGCACGGGGATGTGGCAGTGTATGGCAGTGGGGACATGGAGGTAGAAGAGCAAAGCTTGTGTCCCTGGAGCAGTATGTGGCTTCTCTGGGCTTGCACCTCTGTTTTCAGGCCTTCCTTAGCAGGACATTGTGTACCAGGCATGGAGGTGGTGGTGGTCCTTGTGTGCATTCCCACTTCTCTGTGGATGTCTGGGAAAGCCTCCTGTCCTGCATGAGCTGGGAGTCCTGCTCCTGAGTTGCCCTTACAGTCGGTCCTGAGCTGCCTGGACTCTGCCTGCTTGTGCTTGCTGACCAATGTGTGCTCCAGATGGATGATAGAGGCTGTCACCCcttgggcacagggacacaggttCCTGTTGTACATCTCTACAAGGAGGGAAAGCTCAACCTGTGCTCATCCTGCCCAGTAGCACTGAAGGGATGGTGCTGCCTGCTCCTGTCTTCTTTAATGCTTCTCTTTCCCTTGCAGATACTTCAGGTGGTGGTTAAAGAAGACCCGCATAGAGAAGAAATCTGCCTTCATTGACCTCTTGTGTGCTGTTCCGCTGCAGCAGATCTATGGTCAGCCTGCACTTTGGGCCCTGGGGTGGGCGGAGGTTCACATGGGGCCATCTGGGTGCTAGATAGAATGAGTGAGGCAAGGAGCTTTCGTGGTGCGGGTGATGCTGAGTGTTCCTCCGCTGCAGAGATGCATGGGGAGAGTTCTTGTGCCATATCCCACCAGGGGGAGGAATGGGGGCTAACTTTTGGTGTCTTTGCCAGGGTGTCCGCTCGGCGGGATCGGGGGAGGCACCATCACCCGTGGCTGGCGGGGAGAATTCTGCCGCTGGCAGCTGAACCCTGGCCTTTACCACTATGAAACGGTTATCGCCAATCAGGTAGGGTCTGCGAGGGGAGTGAGTGTCACTGCAGCAGCCGGGGAACTTGGAACATCATGCCATGCTCATCTCATCCCTGGCTCCTCTCCTCCACAGTTCACAGTGTGCCTGCGGTGCAAGGGGCAGACGATTTACCAGCAGGTCTTGTCCGTGGAGAGGCCCAGCACCTTGCAGGGCTGGAACTGGGGCTACTGTGGCCACTATGCCTTTTACCATGCCCTGTACCCCCGTGCCTGGCTGGTCTACGAGCTGCCGGGGCAGAACGTGGTGCTCACTTGCCGACAGCTCTCTCCCGTCATCCCCCATGACTATAAGGTAAGGAGGTGACGGCATTCCCGAGGGCAGAGCTCCTCGTTAGCCGGGCTTTCCCAACATTTCCCCGTGCCTACACTCGGCAATGGTCCCAGGCGGGGGGAATCCCCGCAGCCATTCGGGAGCTCGGTGTTGCATTGAGGGATGGCTCAGCTGCTGCACTGCCCCTGCTGGCTACCAGCCCCAGGCGAGGGtggcagctgcactgctgaCATGTCTGACCTTCCTCTTACCCCAGCGCAGCACGTGAGCCTGTATCAACCTGCCGAGCAGATGAGTGATGAGACACCCGGCTGAGCCTTAAAAGCCGCTTTCCATCTCTCTGCTGCCCGTTGTGGTGTTTGCTACCCCAGGGCTTCTTTCCCGAATTTTGCCTTGCCTGCCTCCCAAattcctctgcttctgctgctgctcctcagcttgGCAACAAGACCAAGTTATTATTCCTGGGGCTGTTGCTCCTTCTGCATCCTGCGTGGTGTCCCCATCAGTGGGGGAAATGGTGGTGGGGCAGCTGCCTGTGGAGCAGCAGCCCTGTAGACAGCATTCTGTGTCTCTGCCAGGACTCCAGCCTGCCAGTGGGAGTATTCATCTGGGAGGTGGAGAACGGGAGGGATGAGGACGTGGAAGTGTCCATCAtgttcagcctgcagaatgGCACGGGAGCAAAGGAGGACAGGAGCGGCGGGCACTGGAATGAGCCCTTCACCTTCCAGAAGGATGGCGAGCGGATTGCTGGAGTCCTGCTGCACCACTTCCCAGCTGTGAACCCCTTCACCTTGGCCATCTCTGCCCGGGAGAAGGTAAAGGGCTGGCCCTGGTGCtatggctgctgctggggaggttGTGCAGCCCTGCTGGATGTGGGGGagccacttgcagcagctggtAAAGGATAGATGTGCAATGGGTTTGGGGTTGGCACTGGTTTTCAGCGCTTCCCTGATCCCAAGAGTGGGAAAATGACTTCCCTGAGGGCACCCTCTTTGGGGGTatcaggagagcagctgagggTAAAGCTTGTGGGGCTATAAGTTTGGGGTTAGAGTTGCTGGGCAGCACATGGGAAGTGAGTGTCATGTcctggtggtggtgctggggagtGGAGAGCATTAATTTTCTCCTCCAAAGTAGCAGTCCCTGATGAtgctcttccctttcccagGCTGGCACAGGAGTCACCCATGTCACGGCATTCAATCCCGCAGGATTGGGTAGAGAGGTGTGGCAGGACCTCCTGCAGGATGGCAGGCTGGATTCACCCACCGGTGAGTCCGTCCATCCTCTGTGGGATGGGTGGAGAGGGAGCAGGGGGAAAGGGTGGCCACACTGGTTCTGGGCACCCAAGCCAGGGCAGAGTTCCCTCCCTCCAGCTTCCTTGGCTGGTAAAAAGCCGTCCAGGATGCTTAGGCTTGTTCTCAACTTTAGGCTGTATCCAGACTTCCTGTTGGTCATCCTTTCTGTGGTTCTCCAAAAGATGTTCATACATTTGGGACTGCTCTTGGGTATCGGTTACATGTGCCAGTATCTCATTAGTCTGTGTGTGGTTGTACTCTGAATTAGATTTCTGCTAGGGAGCCACTGTGCTGCCCAGCCACCTTCCCTCAGTTCCAGTTGCCAGATGAACGAGTTGTATTCCGTCAGAATTGTTCCAGCCAGCGTTTAACAGTGCTGGGGGTTTAGTGCTGCCATCGCTTCCTGTCCTCTGCCTACTGTACCAGTTCTCTGAAGGTCTCTGCTATTCCTTTGATAATTCTGCATCCATCCTCAGGTCTCTGCTCACTCCTTTGGGAGGAGCCTTGAAGCAGGGTGGCGTCTCCAGCCTTTGCTGGTCACCTCCTATTGCCATAAAAGGTGACCATTTCCCTAATGTCTGTCAGTTTTTAAACAAGGATGGTGCTGACAAACTAGTGATGCTGACTCTGGGTCTTTGCAAGATTTCTTGTGGCTTAAATTATGTAAATGAAGTtgtttaatacattttttttttccagaaaagtaAGCTTCCTGCCTAGATGCACTCAGAGCTCTCCAGGCTATTGGGATGTGGTTTTCCTTCATGCCTGCCAGACATTATCATAGTCAGGATCTGTGCTTATGTTGCTCTAATGAGTTTACCTTGTACACATGTCAGAACTAGCATATAATTATCTAGCCACCTCAGGGCTTTTCTTAAATACCAGCATGGCTCAAACACCCTGCAAAAAGCTGGAAACAATGACTGTCCCTAGAAAGTCACAGTGTCTCTGAGTGCAGCGCAGTTACAGAGTCATGGGATACTCTGTAGCTTCCATTCATGCCTGGTGGCTTTTCCTGCCTGATTTGTTCCTGTTCTTGGATGACTGAATCCTTTTAGCCACTCCTCCCATGgaaggtatttttttcctatggcAGCATCATCCCTTAAAGGCCTGGGGCTGTACCTTCAAGGTTGTACGGGGGCTTTGGTATGCCCATACAGTCTCATCTCCCTCAAGGTGTGTGTGAACTTCAGTTACCCTCTCTTTGGTGTTCCTTGATTGCTTAAGAATGTCTTAATTTTTCCTGGCAGGTAAAAGCAGCCCGACAGAGAAGGGGgaggtgacagcagcagcagtgtgtgcCAGCTGCCGGGTGCCTGCCCATGGGCACAAGACACTAGAGTTGGCCCTGGCTTGGGACATGCCCCGTGTTCACTTTGGCTCCAAGGAAAAGCTGCACCTCAGGTAGGTGGGTTGTTTCCAGTGGTGTTTGGCTTAAGCCCCTCAAAGCCCCCTTTTCCCTACTTCCTGATTTCTGTACGATGTGGGGACCTTCTACCACCCGCTCCCTGTGGCTGTGGTCCTGCCAGCTCAGGGAGGGGACCCTGtgtccagcccctgctccccaatGCCCCCGCAGTAGCAGTTGAGTTCTGCTGTTCAGTGTAGTTCCGTGTCCCTCTGTGGTGTCCATGTGGGTTTCCCAGGTGGAGCCCATGAGGTGCTCACCAAACCCTCGCTTGGCAGGCGGTACACACGGTTTTTTGGCAGCGAAGGCgatgctgctcctgccctgtcccATTATGCCCTGACACACTATGAGGAGTGGGAGAGGAAGATCGAAGCGTGGCAGAATCCCATCCTGGAGAACAGGTAGGGCAGATGAGGTCACTTTCCCAGTGGCCTCCTGGGGTTGGCTGTCGTAGCGGCATCACCACCTCAGCCACTGAGGGCagtcttccctcttccctgcagcCAGCTGCCTTCCTGGTACAAGTCGGCCCTCTTCAATGAGCTCTACTTCATGACGGATGGGGGAACCATCTGGATGGAGGTGCCTCCGGATTGCTGTGCCGAGGACCTGCAGGGGCCGGcgggggctgggctgtcccaCCTCCTCCCTGTCCTGCGGGAGTACGGAAGGTTTGCTTATTTGGAAGGTAACTCACAGGGATATGAGGGATTCTCCTAATTCATCCCCTCCCATTACTGTAGGCATGTGCTTTTAACCTGCCATGGGGATGTTTTTTACGCTCCAGTGTGTAGGGAGCAGTGCTATTCCTAGGTAAACCCCTTGCAGCCCTGTAGGATACGGCAGAAAGTATTCTCCAGGCTCTTATGTAGAGAATAAAATGCACTTTGAATGGAAGCCCCTGCCTGTGCTTGGAAAGATCCCCCTGTCCTGGGCCATGTGGAGGGAGGACCTGccccccttctccctt harbors:
- the GBA2 gene encoding non-lysosomal glucosylceramidase yields the protein MAAEAAAAGPLMQRYEGAARGRGVAADGWRVCLAHSFEELRQPYGAGDVPVRDVLRHIGLVLRYFRWWLKKTRIEKKSAFIDLLCAVPLQQIYGCPLGGIGGGTITRGWRGEFCRWQLNPGLYHYETVIANQFTVCLRCKGQTIYQQVLSVERPSTLQGWNWGYCGHYAFYHALYPRAWLVYELPGQNVVLTCRQLSPVIPHDYKDSSLPVGVFIWEVENGRDEDVEVSIMFSLQNGTGAKEDRSGGHWNEPFTFQKDGERIAGVLLHHFPAVNPFTLAISAREKAGTGVTHVTAFNPAGLGREVWQDLLQDGRLDSPTGKSSPTEKGEVTAAAVCASCRVPAHGHKTLELALAWDMPRVHFGSKEKLHLRRYTRFFGSEGDAAPALSHYALTHYEEWERKIEAWQNPILENSQLPSWYKSALFNELYFMTDGGTIWMEVPPDCCAEDLQGPAGAGLSHLLPVLREYGRFAYLEGQEYRMYNTYDVHFYASFALVMLWPKLQISLQYDIAVTVVNEDVQPRQYLMCGQTAQVKMKNVVPHDIGDPDDEPWQRVNAYLMHDTADWKDLNLKFVLQVYRDYYLTHDCLYLRDMWPVCQAVMESELKFDTDNDGLIENGGFADQTYDAWVVHGASAYCGGLWLAAVCMMCKMAEVLGDTEVRQKYLDILNKGKEAYERRLWNGKYYNYDSSGSRTSSSIMSDQCAGQWFLGACGLDQGEFEVFPKSHVLSALKTIFEKNVMSFAGGTMGAVNGMRPDGMPDTSSVQSNEVWIGVVYSLAATMIQEGMVEEGFRTAEGCYRTVWERLGMAFQTPEAYREKKVYRSLAYMRPLSIWSMQLALERRAGQAPAPAQLPPGPTHP